Proteins encoded by one window of Streptomyces sp. NBC_01477:
- a CDS encoding GTP-binding protein codes for MDYAGSDRPDGLQDWQNERDRAPVSTKIVVAGGFGVGKTTFVGSVSEITPLTTEAVMTQASEALDDLAATPDKVTTTVAMDFGRITLEEDLVLYVFGTPGQQRFWFMWDDLVRGAIGAIVLADTRRLADCFPALDYFEGTGLPYTVAVNQFEGTAAYTGDDVREALAVPSHIPVHIIDARKRSSVVEALLALVAHALAEQPF; via the coding sequence GTGGACTACGCAGGCTCTGACCGGCCGGACGGCCTGCAGGACTGGCAGAACGAGCGCGATCGCGCGCCGGTCTCCACCAAGATCGTGGTGGCCGGCGGCTTCGGCGTGGGCAAGACCACCTTCGTGGGCTCGGTGTCCGAGATCACCCCGCTGACCACCGAGGCGGTGATGACCCAGGCCAGCGAGGCGCTCGACGACCTGGCCGCCACCCCCGACAAGGTCACCACGACGGTGGCCATGGACTTCGGCCGGATCACGCTGGAGGAGGACCTGGTCCTCTATGTCTTCGGCACTCCGGGGCAGCAGCGGTTCTGGTTCATGTGGGACGACCTGGTCCGCGGGGCGATAGGCGCGATCGTGCTCGCCGACACCCGCAGACTCGCGGACTGCTTCCCCGCGCTCGACTACTTCGAGGGCACAGGACTGCCGTACACGGTCGCGGTCAACCAGTTCGAGGGGACCGCCGCCTACACCGGGGACGACGTCCGCGAGGCGCTGGCGGTGCCGTCGCACATCCCCGTGCACATCATCGACGCGCGGAAACGGTCCTCCGTGGTCGAAGCCCTGCTCGCGCTGGTCGCCCACGCGCTCGCGGAGCAGCCTTTCTAG
- a CDS encoding DUF742 domain-containing protein produces MSSMSALPRRGVPQRGADRRTDRVRPYSLTGGRTRFAHVLLVETFVATVEGPDEPYAPARGGWAERVLPERRAIVELCRRMRSVAEISALLRMPLGVVRVLLSDLADQGRIRVYGTGHGSGSPDRALLERVLSGLRRL; encoded by the coding sequence ATGTCCTCGATGTCCGCACTGCCCCGGCGCGGGGTACCGCAACGAGGAGCCGACCGCCGGACGGACAGGGTCCGCCCGTACTCTCTGACCGGCGGTCGTACACGGTTCGCCCACGTGCTTCTCGTCGAGACGTTCGTGGCCACCGTGGAAGGCCCGGACGAGCCGTACGCCCCCGCCAGGGGCGGCTGGGCCGAACGCGTCCTGCCCGAACGACGGGCGATCGTGGAGCTGTGCAGGAGAATGCGGTCGGTGGCCGAGATCTCCGCACTGCTCCGGATGCCGCTCGGCGTCGTCCGGGTGCTGCTCAGCGATCTCGCCGACCAGGGAAGAATTCGCGTGTACGGCACCGGGCACGGGTCCGGCAGCCCCGATCGCGCGCTGCTCGAAAGGGTGCTCAGTGGACTACGCAGGCTCTGA
- a CDS encoding roadblock/LC7 domain-containing protein, with protein MNAVGTKTGALSHEARSFQWLLQNFIEEVRGIHSVAVVSSDGLLLLGSEPDEGSAAQAGQNTAEAPAHPGLAGQGRLDLAAVVSGLASLTVGAARLMDGGRVRQTTVAMTDGVLVVMSISDGSLLGVHAAADCDMSIIAYHMALFVGRAGHVLTPALRSELRQATGSR; from the coding sequence TTGAACGCGGTCGGCACGAAGACCGGGGCGCTCAGCCATGAGGCCCGCAGTTTCCAGTGGCTGCTGCAGAATTTCATCGAGGAGGTGCGCGGCATCCACTCGGTCGCCGTGGTCTCCTCGGACGGCCTGCTGCTGCTCGGTTCGGAACCTGACGAGGGATCGGCCGCGCAGGCGGGGCAGAATACAGCGGAGGCGCCCGCGCATCCGGGTCTGGCCGGCCAGGGCCGGCTGGATCTGGCGGCGGTCGTGTCGGGTCTGGCTTCGCTCACCGTGGGCGCGGCCCGGTTGATGGACGGCGGACGGGTCAGGCAGACCACCGTCGCGATGACGGACGGAGTGCTCGTGGTGATGTCGATCAGCGACGGCTCGCTGCTCGGTGTGCACGCGGCGGCCGACTGCGACATGAGCATCATCGCGTACCACATGGCGCTGTTCGTCGGCCGTGCGGGACACGTGCTGACGCCCGCGCTCCGCAGCGAGTTGCGCCAGGCCACCGGGAGCCGCTGA
- a CDS encoding sensor histidine kinase, whose amino-acid sequence MLAALLVSAAAVLAAATPGVALGVGDLRAAQNRSSAAVLASRTAVLAHDLADERDDVAALVAAGTKAPQTPAADRTRTDRQAHDVLAADPPAALRTALAALPGIRTAALAARAGQQGVQAVVTAYQPLIDALGRTGEGPGADPLTRVAGAAALQRGLLVGALTQGGGQSALVAAAQAARLQEKSALADFRATAPADLRERYDKTVTGADVTRADEDTAELLDADQLTRTDRALGADPVKSELTARIGLIRSVEASAAADRAAAAADHRNHTVTVLELRSALAGLCLLLLAGVLMALFRSLTRPLAALHRWSRSDADSGQGVEVIGHDEYAAVARRANALTQEAQALRARAADLGNELTAQRGATQSARGSLAGALAEKDALRRAHDDLIAHSAELDRELSAAAARNAAHLTHVSLSLRTLGLVEQQLALIEGMEGQEEDPDRLATLFQLDHLATRMRRNSENLLVLGGTEHSHGATARPVPLVDVVRGAISEIERYERVRIQVLPGVRVAGRAADDVAHLIAELLDNATGFSEAVTEVVLSGQLLETGEVAVAVEDSGIGLPAERLDELNALLADPDPAPPGAVAGMGLYVASRLARRHGVRVRLHPLASGGTQAVVLLPGLLVPPVGPDEPPITPLNTTTFTGGDPRRSATAAAAGPVYVPAQSTGPDTVHGYAPLPDLAQLPPGPAEPPRPEQPYPPAPQSPTPAPQPYPPAPQPFPPAFGAQLPVPAPQPPAPAPRPFTPAPPDPVSAPVPPRALGPAPGHGSAPPAGRISGPGGGGLTGRGLPQRVPRSAGTTVRPAAPAPVPPVDAAELRRRLDGLQRGLRAGRADAVRESGEPPAGPRGHEDPAGTVEEATR is encoded by the coding sequence ATGCTCGCCGCCCTGCTGGTGTCCGCTGCCGCGGTCCTGGCCGCGGCCACGCCCGGCGTCGCGCTCGGCGTCGGCGACCTGAGGGCGGCCCAGAACCGGTCCTCCGCCGCAGTGCTGGCCTCCCGCACCGCCGTTCTCGCCCACGACCTGGCCGACGAGCGGGACGACGTGGCCGCCCTGGTCGCGGCCGGCACGAAGGCGCCGCAGACGCCCGCCGCGGACCGCACCAGGACCGACCGGCAGGCGCACGACGTGCTGGCGGCCGACCCGCCCGCCGCGCTGCGGACCGCGCTCGCCGCACTGCCCGGCATCCGTACCGCCGCGCTCGCCGCGCGGGCCGGCCAGCAGGGCGTCCAGGCCGTCGTGACCGCGTATCAGCCGCTGATCGACGCGCTCGGCCGGACCGGGGAAGGGCCCGGCGCCGATCCGCTCACCCGGGTGGCGGGCGCCGCGGCGCTCCAGCGCGGGCTGCTGGTGGGCGCCCTCACCCAGGGCGGCGGACAGTCCGCGCTGGTGGCCGCAGCGCAGGCGGCCCGGCTCCAGGAGAAGTCCGCGCTCGCCGACTTCCGCGCCACCGCGCCGGCCGATCTGCGGGAGCGCTACGACAAGACGGTGACCGGCGCCGATGTCACCCGGGCCGACGAGGACACCGCGGAACTGCTCGACGCGGACCAACTCACCCGCACCGACCGGGCGCTGGGCGCCGACCCGGTGAAGTCCGAGCTGACCGCCAGGATCGGGCTGATCCGCAGCGTCGAGGCGTCCGCCGCCGCCGACCGGGCCGCGGCTGCCGCCGACCACCGCAACCACACCGTCACCGTCCTCGAACTGCGGTCCGCGCTGGCCGGGTTGTGCCTGCTGCTGCTGGCCGGCGTGCTCATGGCGCTCTTCCGCAGCCTGACCCGCCCGCTGGCCGCCCTGCACCGCTGGTCGCGGTCCGACGCCGACAGCGGCCAGGGCGTCGAGGTGATCGGGCACGACGAATACGCCGCCGTCGCCCGCCGCGCCAACGCGCTGACCCAGGAGGCCCAGGCCCTGCGCGCCCGCGCCGCCGACCTCGGCAACGAGCTGACCGCGCAGCGCGGCGCCACCCAGAGCGCCCGGGGCTCGCTGGCCGGCGCCCTGGCGGAGAAGGACGCCCTGCGGCGCGCCCACGACGACCTGATCGCCCACTCGGCGGAGCTGGACCGGGAGCTGAGCGCGGCGGCGGCGCGCAATGCCGCGCACCTGACCCATGTCAGCCTCAGCCTGCGCACCTTGGGCCTGGTCGAACAGCAACTCGCCCTGATCGAGGGCATGGAGGGGCAGGAGGAGGACCCGGACCGGCTGGCCACGCTCTTCCAGCTGGACCACCTCGCCACCCGGATGCGCCGCAACAGCGAGAATCTGCTCGTGCTCGGCGGCACCGAGCACAGCCACGGCGCCACGGCCCGCCCGGTCCCGCTGGTCGACGTCGTGCGCGGCGCGATCTCCGAGATCGAGCGCTACGAGCGGGTACGCATCCAGGTGCTGCCCGGGGTCAGGGTCGCGGGCCGGGCCGCCGACGACGTGGCCCACCTGATCGCCGAACTCCTCGACAATGCCACCGGCTTCTCCGAGGCGGTGACCGAAGTCGTGCTGTCCGGGCAGCTGCTGGAGACCGGCGAGGTGGCCGTCGCGGTCGAGGACTCCGGTATCGGCCTGCCCGCGGAAAGGCTCGACGAGCTGAACGCGCTGCTCGCCGACCCCGATCCGGCGCCGCCCGGCGCGGTCGCCGGCATGGGCCTGTACGTGGCCTCCCGGCTGGCCCGCAGGCACGGCGTCCGGGTACGGCTGCACCCGCTGGCCTCCGGAGGCACCCAGGCCGTGGTGCTGCTGCCCGGCCTGCTGGTCCCCCCGGTCGGCCCCGACGAGCCGCCCATCACCCCGCTGAACACCACCACCTTCACCGGCGGCGACCCGCGCCGGTCCGCGACCGCGGCGGCGGCCGGACCCGTCTACGTACCGGCGCAGTCGACCGGCCCCGACACCGTCCACGGCTACGCGCCGCTGCCGGACCTGGCGCAGCTCCCTCCCGGGCCGGCCGAGCCGCCGCGGCCCGAGCAGCCCTACCCGCCCGCCCCCCAGTCGCCGACGCCGGCCCCGCAGCCCTACCCGCCGGCCCCGCAGCCCTTCCCGCCCGCCTTCGGCGCACAACTGCCCGTGCCCGCCCCGCAGCCGCCGGCGCCCGCACCACGGCCCTTCACGCCCGCCCCGCCGGACCCCGTATCGGCTCCCGTGCCCCCCAGGGCACTCGGTCCCGCGCCCGGACACGGATCCGCTCCGCCCGCCGGCCGCATATCCGGTCCCGGGGGCGGCGGCCTCACCGGGCGGGGGCTGCCGCAGCGCGTGCCGCGGAGTGCGGGCACGACCGTGCGGCCCGCCGCACCCGCCCCGGTGCCGCCCGTCGACGCCGCCGAACTGCGGCGCAGGCTCGACGGGTTGCAGCGCGGCCTGCGAGCCGGCCGCGCCGACGCCGTACGCGAGAGCGGCGAGCCGCCCGCTGGGCCGCGGGGACACGAAGATCCGGCAGGAACCGTTGAGGAGGCGACCCGTTGA